The candidate division KSB1 bacterium genome contains a region encoding:
- a CDS encoding HEAT repeat domain-containing protein: RRAVEPLIQSLKDASWQVHLAAAESLGSLEDARALKPLSQALKDENKHVRKEAAEALGDLSQKD, translated from the coding sequence AGGCGTGCCGTTGAGCCGTTGATACAATCTTTGAAAGATGCTTCCTGGCAGGTGCATTTGGCTGCCGCCGAATCACTCGGTTCACTTGAAGATGCTCGTGCTTTGAAGCCATTGAGTCAGGCGCTGAAAGATGAAAATAAGCATGTCCGCAAAGAAGCTGCCGAGGCATTGGGTGATCTCAGTCAAAAGGACTAA